The genomic interval ACATGCGCGAGATCATGGACCGGCTGTCGCCGGGGGATCCCACGCAGCGGATCGTGTTCATGAAGGCGGCGCAGGTCGGCGCGACCGAGGCGGGCAACAACTGGATCGGGTTCGCGATCCACCAGGCGCCGGGTCCGATGCTGGCGGTCCAGCCGACCGTGGAACTGGCCAAGCGCAACTCGCGCCAGCGCATCGACCCGCTGATCGATGAAAGCCCAGAGCTGCGGGAGCGGGTGAAGCCCGCGCGATCCCGCGATGCGGGCAACACGATGCTCTCGAAGGAGTTCGCGGGCGGCATCCTGATCATGACGGGCGCGAACTCGGCGGTCGGGCTTCGGTCCACCCCGGCGCGCTACATCTTCCTCGACGAGGTCGACGCCTATCCCGCCTCGGCCGACGAGGAAGGCGATCCGGTCACGCTCGCCGAGGCGCGCTCCCTGACCTTCGCCCACCGGCGCAAGGTGCTGCTGGTCTCGACGCCCACGATCCGGGGGCTGTCGCGCATCGAGCGCGAGTACGAGGCCAGCGACCAGCGTCGGTTCTTCGTGCCGTGCCCACAATGCGGCCACGCACAATGGCTGAAGTTCGACCGGCTGCGCTGGCAAAAGGGCCGCCCGGAGACGGCCGAGTATCACTGCGAGGGCTGCGACGCGGCAATCGCGGAACACCACAAGACGGCGATGCTGGAGGGCGGCGAATGGCGGGCGACCGCCACGGCCGCCGATCCGACCACGGTCGGGTATCACCTTTCGGCGCTCTATTCGCCGATCGGCTGGCTGAGCTGGGAGCGGATCGTGCGGTCATGGGAAGCAGCCCAAGGGTCGGACGAGGCGATCAAGGCGTTCCGCAACACGATCCTCGGCGAGACATGGGTCGAGACCGGGGAAGCGCCCGACTGGCAGCGGCTCTACGACCGGCGCGAACGCTGGAAATCCGGCACGGTGCCAGCAGGCGGGTTGTTCCTGACAGCCGGAGCCGACGTGCAGAAGGACCGGATCGAGGTCGATGTCTGGGCCTGGGGTCGCGGCTTGGAAAGCTGGCTCGTCGATCACGTCGTCATCGAGGGCGGGCCCGACCGCGTCTCCACCATTTACGATCTGGCCGGGCGGCTGAACCTCGAGCGCGGCTTCGCCGAGGATCTGGTCAAGCGCGGCGTCAGCATCGACGAGTCCCGCCGACTGATCCTCGACCAGGTCGCCGCGAAATCCGACGAGACCCGGAACTTCCCCCATGTCTCCGTCCCGCTCGGCGGCCGAGACGAGTGCATCACCCGCCGTGACGCGGTGGCGAACGCACTGCTGCACCGCTACAGCCCAACGCTGTTCCAGCTCGAGGACGCCGCGCGCCAGTATCGCGGCATGACGCTGCTGGAGCTCGCCCGCGAAAGCCTCGGCAATGCCGGGGTCAACACGCGCGGCCTGTCGCGTGACGAGGTGGCGACGCGCGCGCTGCACTCGACCTCGGACTTCCCCGAGATCCTGTCGGCCGTCACCAACAAGACGCTGCGGCAGGCCTACGAGGCCTATCCCCGCACCTTCATGCTGTTCTGTCGCCAGGTGCTGGCGACCGACTTCAAGGCGATGCATCGCGTCCAGCTCGGCGAAGCCCCGCAGCTGCTCGAGGTCGGCGAAAGCGGCGAGTTCAAGCGCGGCACGCTGGGCGAGAGCAAGGAGAGCTACAAGGTCAAGACCTATGGCCGGGTGGTCGCCATCACCCGTCAGACGCTGATCAACGACGATCTCGACGCCTTCACCCGCATCCCGGCGATGTACGGCAACTCCATCGCCCAGCTGGAGTCGGACGTGGTCTGGGGCATCATCACCGCCAACCCGGCGATGGCCGACGGCAATGCGCTCTTCCACACCACCCACAAGAACCTGGCAGGCACCGGCGCGGCGCTCGATGTCAGCAGCGTCGGAGCGGCGCGCGCGGCGATGGCCAAGCAGACCGGCCTCGACAAGAAGACGGTGCTGAACGTCCGGCCTGCCTTCCTGATCGTGCCGGCCTCACTGGAACTGAAAGCCGAACAGCTGGTGGCCCAGAACCTCGTGCCCGCCGCGACGTCCAGCGTGGTGCCGCAGTCGATCAGGACGCTGGCGCCGATCAGCGAGCCCCGGCTCGACGCCGCTAGCGAGACCGCCTGGTATCTGGCGGCCAGCCCGAACCAGATCGACACCATCGAGTACGCCTATCTCGAGGGCCAGCAGGGCGCCTATATCGAGACGCGCAACGGCTTCGACGTCGACGGGGTCGAGATCAAGTGCCGCCTCGACTTCGGAGCCAAGGCCATCGACTGGCGCGGCCTCTACAAGAACCCGGGCGCGTAAGGCGCGCTTCCTGAACCCTGACACACGGGCGGTCCTGACGGGCCGCCCTTCGTCTTTCCACGAGGATCCCCATCATGAAAACCTACGTCCAGCCCGGCAACACCATCACCCTGACCGCGCCCTATGCCGTCGCCTCCGGCGATGGCCTGCTCGTCGGCTCCATCTTCGGCATCGCCGCGGGTGCCGCCGCCATTGGCGAGCCCGTCGAGACCGCGCTCGTCGGCGTGTTCGACATCACCAAGGTCGGCTCCCAGGCGTGGACGGTTGGCGCCAAGGTCTATTGGGACGACACCAACAAGCGCACCACGACCGTCGCGACCGACAACACCCTCATCGGCGCGGCCGTCGAGGCGGTGGCGAGCGGCGCCGGCGACACCATCGGCCGGGTGCGCCTGAACGCGACGTTCTGATGTCGGCCTTCGCCGCCGCCATCGGCGCGCTCTTCGCCGATCCGAACATCGGCCGGGACGCGGTCTACATCGCCGACGGCGGTACACCCGTGCTGGTGCGTGCCGTCGCCCGTCGCGCCGACGCGGTCACCGACTTCGGCGACGCGCGGCTCTGGTCCGAAACCACCCGGATCGACCTGCGCGTGGCCGAGGTGGCGAACCCGCGTCCCGGCGACCGCATCGAGATCGACGGCGACGCCTTCCTCATACAGGGCGAGCCGGTCCGCGACCGCGAGCGGCTGGTCTGGACCGTCGACCTGAGGCCCGCGTGAAACTGAAGCTCGACATCGATCCCGACATCGTCGCGATGATGGCGGCCGAGGTCGCGGCGGGTGAACGGGCCGTCACCGCCGCCATTCGCGAGGCCGGGACTGGGCTGAAGACGGCGTGGCGGTTGCAGATCACCGGCGCGGGGCTTGGTACACGGCTCGCCAACTCGATCCGGAGCCAGAACTTCCCGAGGTCGGGCGAGAGCCTTGAGGCTGCGGCGCTGGTCTGGTCGAAGGCGCCGGTAATCGTCGGTGCGCATGACACCGGGCCGCTGATCCGATCGAAGAACGGGTTCTGGCTGGCGATCCCGCTGCCCGCGGCGGGCAAATCCCTGCGCGGCGGCCGGATCACCCCCGGTGAATGGGAGCGGCGACGCGGCCTCCGCCTGCGTTTCGTCTATCGCCGGACGGGCCCCAGCCTGCTGGTCGCCGAGGGGCGGCTGAACACGAAAGGCCAGGCGGTGGTGTCGCGGTCGAAGACCGGGCGCGGAAAGGTCACTGCGCCGATCTTCCTGCTGGTGCCGCAGGTCAAGCTGCCGAAGCGGCTGGATCTGGCGCGGGATGCAGACCGGGCGTTGGACAGCGTGCCGGGGCTGATCGTGGCGAACTGGGTGGGGGGTAGGTTGTGATCGCATCGATGCGCAATCTTGCTCGGCAGCCACGAAACCGACGGCTCGGGTTACCCCGCGCAGCACGACAGCTTCGCGACATCCTTGTCGAAGGTCTGCGCGGCGAGCTTCAGCCCCTCTACCGTGGTCAGATAGGGGAAGATCGTCTCGCCGAGCGCCTTTGTCGTCATGCCGAACTTGAGCGCCATGGCGAGCGTCTGGACACTGTCGGCTCCCTCCGGCGCCATGATCACGCCGCCCAGGAGGCGGTCGGTCGCCCGGTCCGCGACGAGCTTGATCAGGCCGCGCGTGTCGCGGGCGGCGAGCGCGCGGGGCACGTTGTCGAGCGTCAGCACACTGGTCTTGACGTCATGACCCGCGGCGCGCGCCTGCGCCTCGGTCAGCCCGACGCCGGCGACCTGCGGATCGGTGAACACCACCCACGGCATCGCGGCGTTGTCGTAGCGCTCCGCCCCGCCCAGAACGGCGTTGCGGGACGCGAGCTTGGCGCCATAGGCGGCCATGTAGACGAACTGGTCGCGGTCGGTCACATCGCCCGCCGCGAAGATGCCGGCCTTCGTGGTCTGCATGTCGTCGCCCACCCGGATCGCGCCACGCGCGTCGGTCTCGACGCCCATCTCCGCGAGGCCCAGCCCCTCGGTGTTGGCTGCGCGTCCCGTCGTCAGGACGAGGCGGTCGGCCGTCAGATCGCGGTCTGCGCCGTCCACCGTCACCGTCAGGACCGCACGGGCCCCGTCGCGCCGTGCGGCGTCGTAGGTCGCGCCATCGACAACCGCGACGCCCTCGGCGCGCAGCGTCTCCGTCAGCGCCCGGGACACCTCCGGCTCTGTGCGCGGCAGCAGGCGCGAGCGGCAGACAATGGTGACGCGGGTGCCCATCCGCGCCATCATCTGCGCCAGCTCCACGCCGATGTAGCCGCCGCCGAGGAAGATCAGGCTTTCGGGCAACCGGTCCAGCTCCAGCAGCGACGTGCTGTCGAGCGTTGGTGCGTCCTGGATCCCAGGGATGTCGGGCACGGCGGGTCGGCCACCGGTCGCGACGATCACCTTGGGAGCCGTGATCCTGCGCCCGCCGACCTCGACCCCGCCGAGGACGAGACGCGCCGGACCCTCGTCGAGATAGGTCACACCGCCGTAGCCCGGCAGCAGATCGGCGTACTTCTTCTGGCGCAGTGTCGCGACAAGATCGTCCTTGGCCGCAATCAGCGCCGACCAGTCGGCGACCTGCGCCTCGCTGTTCAGGCCCGGGAACCGATGTGCTGTCTGCGCACCGTGCAGGGCTTCCGCGGCCCGGATCATCGTCTTGGAGGGCACACAGCCCACGTTCACGCAGGTCCCGCCGATGGTGCCATGGCCGATCAGCGCGACGCGCTTGCCTCCCTCGGCGGCGGTGATCGCGGCCGAGAACCCGGCCGATCCGGCGCCGATCACGGCAAGGTCGAAATCGCCCTTGGGCGCGCAGCAATCGTCTTTCATCAAGTCATCCATCCGTTCGAGTGGTCTGGCGCCGCTGCCGTCTCCAGACCGCGTACACGGTCAGCGCGACGAAAAAGGCGAGCGCGGGCAGCAGAACGTAGTCGAGCCAACCCAGCCAGGCCGACAGGCCCACGGCACCCAGAAGCACCACCAGCACCGGAGTGAAGCAGCAGAGCGCCGCGATGACGGTGCCGACGATCCCTGTCGCGATCAGCTTGCGGTCGGACTGCTCGGTCATCTCGTCAGCCCGCGACACGCGCCGGGTAGCCTGCATTGGCCGACGCGGTCGCGATGGCGTCGGCGCTCGTCGCGGCGGTGTCGAAGATCACCGTGGCGGTGCGGGCATCGAAGTCGATCTCGACGGCGCGCACGCCCGCGACGCCCTCCATCGCACGCTTCACGGTGACTGGGCAGAGCGCGCAGGTCATGTTGTCCACCGCGAAGGTGACGGTCTGCTCGGCGGCGACGGTCTGCGCGGCAACAGGGATGGCGGTGATCGGCACAACGGCGGTCAGGCCGAACAAGGCGAGTGCAAGGATCTTCTTCATGTGGATGTCCTTTCGGGGTCAGTAGAGAAGCGGGGCCCACCAGTCGATGGTGAGGGCTGCGAGAACGAGGATCAGGGAGGCCCAGAGAGCCGACTTGGTGATGCGCGCCGATGCTGGCCTTGCGCAGTAGGAACCGGGTTCGCAGACGGTTGGCTTGCGGAAATAGACCTGCCAGAAACCCGCCGCGATGAAGCCGAGCGCGATCACGGCGAAGATCGGCTTGTAAGGCTCCAGAGCCGTCAGGTTGCCGATCCAGGCGCCCGAGATGCCGAGAGTCAGAAGCACCAGCGGCCCGATGCAGCAGGCCGAGGCGAGAAAGGCGCCCACCACACCGCCCGCCGCGAGCCAGCCCTTTCGGGCGGGGCGATCCGCGCCCGTGCTGTCCGTTCTGTCGTCTGTCAGCGCCATGTCGCGCACCTCTCGTCTGTGATTGACGATGGGTGTAGGGTCTGTAGCAACTACAGGCTCAAGAGGAAACTTGCCCATGACCGATCACGAGCGCGAGAGCGGCTTCACACGCGGCGACCTGGCCCGGGCGACCGGCTGCAACATCGAGACGATCCGCTATTACGAGAAGACCGGCCTGCTGCCCGACCCGCCCCGCACGGACGCCGGCTACCGGGTCTATTCCGCCGCACACGCCACACGCCTCCGCTTCATCCTGCGCGCCCGCGAACTCGGGTTCTCGATGGAGGACATCCGCGGGCTGATGGGGCTCGGCGACGGCGCCGCGCCGACCTGCGCCGAGGTCAAGGAACGGACGGAGCGGCACCTTGCCGATGTCCGCGCGAGGATCGCGGATCTTCGGCGTATCGAATCCGTCCTCGCTACAACTGCATCCAGGTGTTCGGGCGCCGAAGTCCCCGATTGTCCGGTGCTCGAAGCGATTTCCAACTCGGCCGACCCATGACACCTCGCGAAACCATCCTCGTCGCGCTGCACGCGCGGCTCTCGGCGCTGCCCGCCACCGCTCTGCGCGGGGACGTGCTGCCCGAGCGCATGCCGGTCGAGGGCCTGATGATCCTGCGCGATGGCGAACCAGGTGCGCCCGAAGTCACGCTGTCGCCGCTGCGCTATCACTACCAGCACCGAGCCGAGATCGAGGCGGTCGTTCAGGGTGCCGATCGCGACGCCGCCTTTGACACGCTGACCGCCAGCATCGGCGCAGCGCTCGCCGCCGACCGGACGCTGGGCGGGTTCTGCGACTGGGTCGAGGCCGAAGCCCCGCGCCCGGTCGATCTGCCGGTCGAGGGCGCGGCGAGTCTGAAGGCCGCCGTTATCCCGGTCGTGCTGCACTATTCCACGGCCGACCCGCTGGCCTGACCCAACCGACCACAGGAGACGAACATGGCACGAGCCCAAGGGGCGCGAGCGCTGATGGCGCTTGCGTTCGAGACGACCTATGGAACGCCGCCCGTCAGCGGCTTCACCCGCATGCCCTTCGCCAGCACGTCGCTCGGCGCGGAGCAGCCGCTGCTGAATTCGGAGCTTCTCGGCTACGGCCGCGATCCGCTAGCGCCGATCAAGGACGCCGTGACGGCCGACGGCGACGTCGTCGTGCCGCTGGACGCCGAGGCGTTCGGC from Paracoccus fistulariae carries:
- the merF gene encoding mercury resistance system transport protein MerF encodes the protein MTEQSDRKLIATGIVGTVIAALCCFTPVLVVLLGAVGLSAWLGWLDYVLLPALAFFVALTVYAVWRRQRRQTTRTDG
- the merA gene encoding mercury(II) reductase; this encodes MKDDCCAPKGDFDLAVIGAGSAGFSAAITAAEGGKRVALIGHGTIGGTCVNVGCVPSKTMIRAAEALHGAQTAHRFPGLNSEAQVADWSALIAAKDDLVATLRQKKYADLLPGYGGVTYLDEGPARLVLGGVEVGGRRITAPKVIVATGGRPAVPDIPGIQDAPTLDSTSLLELDRLPESLIFLGGGYIGVELAQMMARMGTRVTIVCRSRLLPRTEPEVSRALTETLRAEGVAVVDGATYDAARRDGARAVLTVTVDGADRDLTADRLVLTTGRAANTEGLGLAEMGVETDARGAIRVGDDMQTTKAGIFAAGDVTDRDQFVYMAAYGAKLASRNAVLGGAERYDNAAMPWVVFTDPQVAGVGLTEAQARAAGHDVKTSVLTLDNVPRALAARDTRGLIKLVADRATDRLLGGVIMAPEGADSVQTLAMALKFGMTTKALGETIFPYLTTVEGLKLAAQTFDKDVAKLSCCAG
- a CDS encoding heavy-metal-associated domain-containing protein gives rise to the protein MKKILALALFGLTAVVPITAIPVAAQTVAAEQTVTFAVDNMTCALCPVTVKRAMEGVAGVRAVEIDFDARTATVIFDTAATSADAIATASANAGYPARVAG
- a CDS encoding acyl-CoA transferase, which encodes MTPRETILVALHARLSALPATALRGDVLPERMPVEGLMILRDGEPGAPEVTLSPLRYHYQHRAEIEAVVQGADRDAAFDTLTASIGAALAADRTLGGFCDWVEAEAPRPVDLPVEGAASLKAAVIPVVLHYSTADPLA
- a CDS encoding mercuric transporter MerT family protein, with the protein product MALTDDRTDSTGADRPARKGWLAAGGVVGAFLASACCIGPLVLLTLGISGAWIGNLTALEPYKPIFAVIALGFIAAGFWQVYFRKPTVCEPGSYCARPASARITKSALWASLILVLAALTIDWWAPLLY
- a CDS encoding prohead protease/major capsid protein fusion protein translates to MYAPTSTNSPRSGPTSGDDDGLIDFDGAGEILRAWGNGLRPDPDLTVSEWADRHRMLSGRASAEPGRYRTVRTPYMREIMDRLSPGDPTQRIVFMKAAQVGATEAGNNWIGFAIHQAPGPMLAVQPTVELAKRNSRQRIDPLIDESPELRERVKPARSRDAGNTMLSKEFAGGILIMTGANSAVGLRSTPARYIFLDEVDAYPASADEEGDPVTLAEARSLTFAHRRKVLLVSTPTIRGLSRIEREYEASDQRRFFVPCPQCGHAQWLKFDRLRWQKGRPETAEYHCEGCDAAIAEHHKTAMLEGGEWRATATAADPTTVGYHLSALYSPIGWLSWERIVRSWEAAQGSDEAIKAFRNTILGETWVETGEAPDWQRLYDRRERWKSGTVPAGGLFLTAGADVQKDRIEVDVWAWGRGLESWLVDHVVIEGGPDRVSTIYDLAGRLNLERGFAEDLVKRGVSIDESRRLILDQVAAKSDETRNFPHVSVPLGGRDECITRRDAVANALLHRYSPTLFQLEDAARQYRGMTLLELARESLGNAGVNTRGLSRDEVATRALHSTSDFPEILSAVTNKTLRQAYEAYPRTFMLFCRQVLATDFKAMHRVQLGEAPQLLEVGESGEFKRGTLGESKESYKVKTYGRVVAITRQTLINDDLDAFTRIPAMYGNSIAQLESDVVWGIITANPAMADGNALFHTTHKNLAGTGAALDVSSVGAARAAMAKQTGLDKKTVLNVRPAFLIVPASLELKAEQLVAQNLVPAATSSVVPQSIRTLAPISEPRLDAASETAWYLAASPNQIDTIEYAYLEGQQGAYIETRNGFDVDGVEIKCRLDFGAKAIDWRGLYKNPGA
- a CDS encoding head-tail joining protein, whose amino-acid sequence is MSAFAAAIGALFADPNIGRDAVYIADGGTPVLVRAVARRADAVTDFGDARLWSETTRIDLRVAEVANPRPGDRIEIDGDAFLIQGEPVRDRERLVWTVDLRPA
- a CDS encoding MerR family transcriptional regulator, translating into MTDHERESGFTRGDLARATGCNIETIRYYEKTGLLPDPPRTDAGYRVYSAAHATRLRFILRARELGFSMEDIRGLMGLGDGAAPTCAEVKERTERHLADVRARIADLRRIESVLATTASRCSGAEVPDCPVLEAISNSADP
- a CDS encoding DUF6441 family protein; translated protein: MKLKLDIDPDIVAMMAAEVAAGERAVTAAIREAGTGLKTAWRLQITGAGLGTRLANSIRSQNFPRSGESLEAAALVWSKAPVIVGAHDTGPLIRSKNGFWLAIPLPAAGKSLRGGRITPGEWERRRGLRLRFVYRRTGPSLLVAEGRLNTKGQAVVSRSKTGRGKVTAPIFLLVPQVKLPKRLDLARDADRALDSVPGLIVANWVGGRL
- a CDS encoding DUF2190 family protein, translated to MKTYVQPGNTITLTAPYAVASGDGLLVGSIFGIAAGAAAIGEPVETALVGVFDITKVGSQAWTVGAKVYWDDTNKRTTTVATDNTLIGAAVEAVASGAGDTIGRVRLNATF